In Ochotona princeps isolate mOchPri1 chromosome 22, mOchPri1.hap1, whole genome shotgun sequence, the following are encoded in one genomic region:
- the TFAP2C gene encoding transcription factor AP-2 gamma isoform X2, translating to MLWKITDNVKYEEDCEDRHDASSNGTPRIPHLSSAGQHLYSPAPPLSHSGVTEYQPPPYFPPPYQQLAYSQSADPYSHLGEAYAAAINPLHQPAPTGSQQQAWPGRQGQEGAGLAAHHGRPAGLLQHLSGLDAGAVSARRDAFRRSDLLLPHAHALDAAGLAENLGLHDMAHPMEEVQNVEDQHLLLHDQTVIRKGPISMTKNPLSLPCQKELLGAVMNPSEVFCSVPGRLSLLSSTSKYKVTVAEVQRRLSPPECLNASLLGGVLRRAKSKNGGRSLREKLDKIGLNLPAGRRKAAHVTLLTSLVEGEAVHLARDFAYVCEAEFPSKPVAEYLTRPHLGGRNEMAARKNMLLAAQQVCKEFTDLLNQDRTPNGNNRPTPVLESSIQNCLSHFSLITHGFGSQAICAAVAAVQNYIKEALIAIDKSYLNPGDQSPADSNKALEKMEKHRK from the exons ATGTTGTGGAAAATAACCGATAATGTCAAGTACGAAGAGGACTGCGAG GATCGCCACGACGCGAGCAGCAATGGGACCCCGCGCATCCCCCACCTCTCCTCCGCCGGGCAGCATCTCTACAGCCCCGCGCCGCCGCTCTCCCACTCCGGGGTCACCGAATACCAGCCGCCGCCCTACTTCCCGCCTCCTTACCAGCAGCTGGCTTACTCGCAGTCGGCTGACCCCTACTCGCATCTGGGAGAAGCCTACGCCGCCGCCATCAACCCCCTGCACCAGCCGGCGCCCACCGGCAGCCAGCAGCAGGCCTGGCCCGGTcgccagggccaggagggcgCCGGCCTGGCCGCGCACCACGGGCGCCCGGCCGGCCTGCTGCAGCACCTCTCGGGGCTGGACGCGGGTGCCGTCAGCGCGCGCAGAGATGCCTTCCGCCGCTCCGACCTGCTGCTGCCGCACGCGCACGCCCTGGACGCCGCGGGCCTGGCCGAGAACCTGGGCCTGCACGACATGGCGCACCCGATGGAGGAGGTGCAG AATGTGGAAgaccagcacctgctgttgcacgACCAGACTGTGATCCGCAAAG GCCCCATTTCAATGACCAAGAACCCCCTGAGCCTGCCCTGCCAGAAGGAGCTGTTGGGGGCTGTGATGAACCCCAGTGAGGTGTTCTGCTCGGTCCCGGGGAGGCTGTCCCTGCTCAGCTCCACATCCAAGTACAAGGTGACCGTGGCTGAAGTGCAGAGGCGACTGTCGCCGCCAGAATGCCTCAATGCCTCCTTGCTGGGAGGTGTGCTCCGAAG AGCCAAGTCTAAAAATGGAGGCCGGTCGCTGCGGGAGAAGCTGGACAAGATCGGGCTGAACCTCCCTGCTGGCCGCCGGAAGGCCGCCCACGTGACTCTACTCACGTCCCTGGTGGAAG GTGAGGCCGTGCACTTGGCTCGGGACTTCGCGTACGTCTGCGAGGCTGAATTTCCTAGCAAGCCAGTGGCAGAGTATTTAACCAGACCTCACCTGGGTGGACGCAATGAGATGGCTGCCAGGAAGAACATGCTGTTGGCGGCGCA GCAGGTGTGTAAGGAGTTCACGGACCTTCTCAACCAGGACCGCACGCCCAACGGCAACAACAGGCCCACCCCGGTGCTGGAGAGCAGCATCCAGAACTGCTTGTCACACTTCAGCCTCATCACGCACGGCTTTGGCAGCCAGGCCATCTGCGCCGCCGTGGCCGCCGTCCAGAACTATATCAAGGAGGCCCTGATCGCCATAGACAAGTCCTACCTGAACCCCGGCGACCAGAGTCCAGCTGACAGTAACAAAgccctggagaagatggagaaGCACAGGAAATAG
- the TFAP2C gene encoding transcription factor AP-2 gamma isoform X1 produces MCGLESERAFSRARRGPSSSPGAGLSRPKTWGSDLAPRSAPGVAALRPPPPDSEDSLPQDRHDASSNGTPRIPHLSSAGQHLYSPAPPLSHSGVTEYQPPPYFPPPYQQLAYSQSADPYSHLGEAYAAAINPLHQPAPTGSQQQAWPGRQGQEGAGLAAHHGRPAGLLQHLSGLDAGAVSARRDAFRRSDLLLPHAHALDAAGLAENLGLHDMAHPMEEVQNVEDQHLLLHDQTVIRKGPISMTKNPLSLPCQKELLGAVMNPSEVFCSVPGRLSLLSSTSKYKVTVAEVQRRLSPPECLNASLLGGVLRRAKSKNGGRSLREKLDKIGLNLPAGRRKAAHVTLLTSLVEGEAVHLARDFAYVCEAEFPSKPVAEYLTRPHLGGRNEMAARKNMLLAAQQVCKEFTDLLNQDRTPNGNNRPTPVLESSIQNCLSHFSLITHGFGSQAICAAVAAVQNYIKEALIAIDKSYLNPGDQSPADSNKALEKMEKHRK; encoded by the exons ATGTGCGGGCTGGAAAGCGAGCGCGCTTTCAGCCGGGCGCGCCGCGGGCCGTCTTCCTCCCCGGGTGCCGGGCTTTCCCGGCCCAAGACCTGGGGCTCGGACCTGGCGCCTCGGAGCGCCCCGGGCGTCGCGGCACTCCGACCTCCGCCGCCGGACTCGGAGGATTCGTTGCCTCAG GATCGCCACGACGCGAGCAGCAATGGGACCCCGCGCATCCCCCACCTCTCCTCCGCCGGGCAGCATCTCTACAGCCCCGCGCCGCCGCTCTCCCACTCCGGGGTCACCGAATACCAGCCGCCGCCCTACTTCCCGCCTCCTTACCAGCAGCTGGCTTACTCGCAGTCGGCTGACCCCTACTCGCATCTGGGAGAAGCCTACGCCGCCGCCATCAACCCCCTGCACCAGCCGGCGCCCACCGGCAGCCAGCAGCAGGCCTGGCCCGGTcgccagggccaggagggcgCCGGCCTGGCCGCGCACCACGGGCGCCCGGCCGGCCTGCTGCAGCACCTCTCGGGGCTGGACGCGGGTGCCGTCAGCGCGCGCAGAGATGCCTTCCGCCGCTCCGACCTGCTGCTGCCGCACGCGCACGCCCTGGACGCCGCGGGCCTGGCCGAGAACCTGGGCCTGCACGACATGGCGCACCCGATGGAGGAGGTGCAG AATGTGGAAgaccagcacctgctgttgcacgACCAGACTGTGATCCGCAAAG GCCCCATTTCAATGACCAAGAACCCCCTGAGCCTGCCCTGCCAGAAGGAGCTGTTGGGGGCTGTGATGAACCCCAGTGAGGTGTTCTGCTCGGTCCCGGGGAGGCTGTCCCTGCTCAGCTCCACATCCAAGTACAAGGTGACCGTGGCTGAAGTGCAGAGGCGACTGTCGCCGCCAGAATGCCTCAATGCCTCCTTGCTGGGAGGTGTGCTCCGAAG AGCCAAGTCTAAAAATGGAGGCCGGTCGCTGCGGGAGAAGCTGGACAAGATCGGGCTGAACCTCCCTGCTGGCCGCCGGAAGGCCGCCCACGTGACTCTACTCACGTCCCTGGTGGAAG GTGAGGCCGTGCACTTGGCTCGGGACTTCGCGTACGTCTGCGAGGCTGAATTTCCTAGCAAGCCAGTGGCAGAGTATTTAACCAGACCTCACCTGGGTGGACGCAATGAGATGGCTGCCAGGAAGAACATGCTGTTGGCGGCGCA GCAGGTGTGTAAGGAGTTCACGGACCTTCTCAACCAGGACCGCACGCCCAACGGCAACAACAGGCCCACCCCGGTGCTGGAGAGCAGCATCCAGAACTGCTTGTCACACTTCAGCCTCATCACGCACGGCTTTGGCAGCCAGGCCATCTGCGCCGCCGTGGCCGCCGTCCAGAACTATATCAAGGAGGCCCTGATCGCCATAGACAAGTCCTACCTGAACCCCGGCGACCAGAGTCCAGCTGACAGTAACAAAgccctggagaagatggagaaGCACAGGAAATAG